One Vallitalea pronyensis genomic region harbors:
- a CDS encoding EFR1 family ferrodoxin (N-terminal region resembles flavodoxins. C-terminal ferrodoxin region binds two 4Fe-4S clusters.), with protein sequence MKITVFYFSGTGNTQLVAQKLQNAFQFMKHHVQLISIEDTDKLRQLNLSKELVGFGYPIYKFSYPEIFNRVLPIIHKHAKSCKYFQFTTYARFTGDATYDFSKKMDSTRFICIGERSFKAPSSGISARRHETDYAYKSVMFFEDHIDEKITAFAENMIQACRHSNEILPHKPSLFHALRRKIVADIEITKYPKLQIDKNRCIGCGLCSRSCPDQNLLQQNGNMTIVDNTACLHCLRCMHHCPKNAISFGVLTKDHNQYTFALRDRLYEASAVGHNPYWHQFNKITRKWKRNTIKYWLTHKGKPEI encoded by the coding sequence ATGAAGATAACCGTTTTTTACTTTTCTGGAACAGGCAATACACAACTTGTTGCACAAAAACTACAAAACGCTTTTCAGTTCATGAAACATCATGTCCAGCTTATATCCATAGAGGATACAGACAAGCTACGTCAACTCAACTTATCGAAGGAACTCGTTGGCTTTGGGTATCCCATCTATAAATTCTCTTACCCAGAGATATTTAACCGTGTGCTACCGATTATTCATAAGCATGCAAAAAGCTGTAAATACTTTCAATTCACAACGTATGCACGTTTTACTGGGGATGCAACTTATGATTTTTCAAAAAAAATGGATTCCACTAGGTTTATATGTATAGGTGAAAGAAGTTTTAAAGCACCATCATCGGGTATTTCTGCAAGAAGGCATGAAACAGATTATGCATACAAATCTGTTATGTTTTTTGAAGATCATATAGACGAAAAAATTACAGCATTCGCTGAAAACATGATACAAGCATGCCGTCATAGTAATGAAATCCTGCCTCATAAGCCAAGCTTATTTCATGCATTACGACGTAAAATCGTTGCGGATATTGAAATAACCAAATACCCTAAGCTTCAGATTGATAAAAATAGATGTATAGGTTGTGGATTATGTTCACGTAGTTGCCCCGACCAGAATCTTCTTCAACAAAATGGGAACATGACCATTGTAGATAATACTGCTTGTTTACACTGTCTTCGCTGTATGCATCATTGCCCAAAAAATGCCATATCTTTTGGTGTTTTAACAAAGGACCATAACCAATATACTTTTGCACTACGTGACAGACTGTATGAAGCATCTGCTGTTGGTCATAATCCTTATTGGCATCAATTTAATAAGATTACTAGAAAATGGAAGAGAAACACCATAAAGTACTGGTTAACCCATAAGGGAAAACCTGAAATCTAA
- a CDS encoding DUF1475 family protein, with translation MNMKIPKILTWIGLGAMTVGLINGFVNGDFLKDGKALLSNPWGVMSMIDLYVGFTLFSIWIVYREKHLLKSVIWTILMMVLGFFTGCIYVLIALYESKGDWNKFFKGRRA, from the coding sequence ATGAACATGAAAATACCAAAAATATTAACATGGATTGGCTTAGGTGCTATGACGGTGGGTCTGATTAATGGTTTTGTGAATGGTGATTTTTTGAAAGACGGCAAAGCATTATTGTCAAACCCTTGGGGTGTGATGTCCATGATTGATTTATATGTTGGCTTTACACTCTTTTCCATATGGATTGTATACCGTGAAAAACATCTGTTGAAATCGGTTATATGGACCATATTGATGATGGTTCTAGGATTTTTTACCGGTTGTATCTATGTCTTAATCGCTTTATATGAAAGTAAAGGGGATTGGAATAAGTTTTTTAAAGGAAGAAGAGCTTAA
- a CDS encoding aminoglycoside phosphotransferase/kinase family protein, producing MIPNRVLKSFRVDKVGVPLEGGQSTSVKYGDIVIKPIEDEHYYNYSSNIFYHLDNHGYRISRPIKNNQGQFVIDNYGASRYEPGKHDLSRIEDILEVSELLHRDLKGLNIKHVPVFENPWAKAQEVLWRDAKLPHHWDDKVYEIICPMLQQLKKLEVEYQLIHSDLGGNVLFCEGKEPLVIDFSPTFAPLGYADAIIISDNIAWDGLAMSTLKRLNKYKDYKEYIKFAVAFRVLTIAFFECGVERLEEEYNTYKSIWQYATSSSS from the coding sequence ATGATACCAAATAGAGTACTAAAGAGTTTTAGGGTAGATAAAGTTGGTGTGCCTTTAGAAGGAGGGCAATCTACATCCGTTAAGTATGGAGATATTGTAATCAAGCCAATTGAGGATGAGCATTATTATAATTATTCATCCAATATATTCTACCATTTAGATAACCATGGTTATAGAATTTCAAGACCTATTAAAAATAATCAAGGACAATTTGTTATAGATAATTATGGAGCATCAAGATATGAGCCTGGTAAGCATGATTTATCACGTATTGAAGATATTTTAGAGGTTTCAGAATTATTGCATCGCGATTTAAAGGGATTGAATATCAAGCATGTACCTGTGTTTGAAAACCCTTGGGCTAAGGCTCAAGAAGTTTTATGGAGAGATGCTAAGTTGCCGCATCATTGGGATGATAAAGTGTATGAGATTATTTGTCCTATGTTACAGCAATTAAAAAAGCTAGAGGTTGAGTATCAACTTATACATAGCGATTTAGGGGGAAATGTTTTGTTTTGTGAAGGCAAGGAACCCCTTGTAATTGATTTTTCTCCGACATTTGCTCCCTTAGGTTATGCAGATGCCATTATAATTAGCGATAATATTGCTTGGGACGGTTTGGCAATGAGCACATTGAAACGACTTAATAAATACAAAGATTACAAAGAATACATAAAATTTGCAGTAGCGTTTAGAGTACTAACAATTGCTTTTTTTGAATGTGGCGTAGAACGATTAGAAGAGGAGTACAATACTTATAAGTCCATTTGGCAGTATGCTACAAGTAGCAGTTCATAA
- a CDS encoding MarR family winged helix-turn-helix transcriptional regulator: protein MELNQVLDELTSKMSSIIKKHKERAITKEALSEITYTQFNLIYCIRETSNATITSLAEALDLTKPTLTAAVHKLIKLGLVEKQASKKDKRVQYIELTPKGESIGNAEMNAYNECIDLMREKLGDDFNTFEGMLRRLYD from the coding sequence TTGGAACTGAATCAAGTACTTGATGAATTAACAAGTAAAATGTCCAGCATTATAAAAAAACATAAGGAAAGAGCCATCACCAAAGAAGCGCTTTCCGAAATAACCTATACCCAATTTAATCTTATATATTGTATTCGAGAAACCAGCAACGCTACCATAACAAGCTTAGCTGAAGCCCTTGACTTAACAAAACCAACATTGACAGCAGCAGTTCATAAGTTAATCAAGCTTGGACTGGTGGAAAAACAAGCTTCTAAAAAAGATAAAAGAGTTCAATATATTGAGTTAACACCAAAAGGTGAAAGTATTGGTAATGCAGAGATGAATGCTTATAATGAATGTATTGATTTGATGCGAGAAAAACTTGGTGATGATTTTAATACGTTTGAAGGTATGTTAAGGCGATTATATGACTAA
- a CDS encoding MFS transporter, with product MTLIKKKHSNFILYLLGHNTSILGDIILMTGFALYIMKKTGSTMQFSITIAISFIPRILISPYAGVIVDRLNKKKMVILLDLIRGLWLMVLWYISLHAQLSIQSIYITLIFFSVCDCFFGPAFSTIYPRIVHKDFLSKGNAISNTITSITNTLSPLVASLIYTGWGLSILLLFDAMTFIISAFTEFNLYFEDVIVKKTGKIFFEFKEGIMMIKSNRRLRSLLLNGNLTHLFLFPFIEAGVVFLLFVMFKAPDVHYGIVRSCISGGAIFSGFIAIQYQKKKGIADNINRGIIWMIGAVALFMLLIFNGFRDILDTTEYFPVIYLSIVCFMVFFAFSFYGVFFRSFYQSEVSSTMLGRFISIMIMTFAVSRLVGMLVYGYLLEKGYLTTALVILFVGMMLKLVVHIPFLKAEKALD from the coding sequence ATGACACTTATTAAGAAAAAACACAGCAATTTTATTTTATATTTACTCGGTCATAACACATCTATTCTTGGTGATATTATACTTATGACAGGTTTTGCTCTGTACATTATGAAAAAAACTGGCTCTACCATGCAGTTTAGTATAACAATAGCTATTTCATTTATACCAAGGATATTGATTTCTCCTTATGCAGGGGTTATTGTGGACCGCTTAAATAAGAAAAAAATGGTCATACTTCTTGACCTTATTCGAGGGCTCTGGTTAATGGTACTTTGGTATATTAGTCTTCATGCACAACTGAGTATACAATCCATCTATATAACGCTCATATTCTTTTCGGTGTGTGATTGTTTCTTTGGACCAGCATTTAGTACAATTTATCCAAGAATCGTACATAAGGATTTCTTGTCAAAAGGCAATGCAATATCCAACACCATTACAAGTATTACGAATACCCTAAGTCCTCTAGTTGCAAGTCTTATCTATACAGGTTGGGGGCTATCCATACTATTACTTTTTGATGCTATGACGTTCATCATTTCTGCTTTTACGGAGTTCAATTTGTACTTTGAAGACGTTATCGTAAAAAAAACAGGGAAAATCTTCTTTGAATTTAAAGAAGGTATAATGATGATTAAATCAAACCGTCGATTAAGATCTCTCTTACTTAACGGAAATCTGACCCATTTGTTCTTATTTCCCTTTATTGAAGCCGGTGTTGTTTTCCTGTTATTTGTTATGTTTAAAGCACCGGATGTTCATTATGGTATTGTCAGAAGTTGTATATCAGGGGGAGCTATCTTCTCAGGGTTCATTGCTATTCAATATCAAAAGAAAAAAGGGATTGCAGATAATATCAATAGAGGCATCATATGGATGATTGGCGCAGTCGCTTTATTTATGTTACTGATATTTAATGGTTTTCGTGATATACTAGACACAACGGAATATTTCCCTGTCATCTATCTATCCATTGTATGTTTTATGGTGTTTTTTGCTTTTAGTTTTTATGGCGTGTTTTTCAGAAGTTTCTACCAATCAGAAGTATCTTCTACTATGTTAGGTAGGTTCATATCGATTATGATTATGACATTTGCTGTGTCACGACTTGTTGGTATGTTAGTGTATGGATACTTACTTGAGAAAGGTTACTTAACCACCGCGTTAGTGATACTTTTTGTTGGTATGATGCTAAAACTGGTTGTACATATTCCGTTTCTTAAAGCTGAAAAAGCTTTGGATTAG
- a CDS encoding MATE family efflux transporter, producing the protein MEASKRKHNVEGNKRKYDLTEGVVWQKVVLFAMPILFGIVLQSLYATVDAIIIGRFAGKEALAAIESVYTLTKLPVNFFVGLSTGATIIISQYFGAKKLKEVSNACHTALLFAFVGGLLLSIIAVIIAPFFIKLLKVPAEIYDQALTYVIIFFSGLAASMTYNIGAGIFRALGNSKTPFYFLIIANIINIALDILLVASFGLGIVGAGLATVLSQFICGVLIVIALMRTDLPCKIYLRKIRFNRICLQEFMRLGLPVGIQSTLYPVSNMIIQTSINTFGINSIAAWAVSGKLDFLVWYVSDAFCTTISTFVAQNYGAGQYDRAKKGVVVGASIAVLLVGLVSVGLYFWHVPLGRLLVTDNDVIQILSQIMFLFAPLYVLYVLGAVMPGAIRGMGESFRPMIITLFGSCLCRVLWILFIVPFRPTLMMVLSCYPVSWGITSVLFLLFYRGYVPKLRNQEA; encoded by the coding sequence GTGGAAGCAAGTAAAAGAAAACATAACGTAGAAGGAAATAAAAGAAAATATGATTTAACAGAAGGTGTTGTTTGGCAAAAAGTAGTACTGTTTGCCATGCCAATTTTGTTTGGTATTGTGTTACAGTCTCTATATGCAACAGTGGATGCCATTATTATAGGACGTTTCGCAGGGAAAGAGGCTTTAGCAGCTATAGAGTCTGTTTATACCCTGACGAAATTACCCGTTAATTTTTTTGTAGGTCTTTCAACAGGAGCAACGATTATCATTTCTCAGTATTTTGGTGCAAAAAAATTAAAAGAGGTGTCAAATGCTTGTCATACAGCGTTGTTGTTTGCATTTGTTGGCGGGCTTTTGTTATCGATTATAGCGGTTATTATTGCACCATTTTTTATTAAGCTTTTAAAAGTACCAGCAGAGATTTATGATCAAGCCCTTACATATGTGATTATCTTTTTTAGTGGGTTGGCAGCATCCATGACTTACAACATTGGTGCAGGGATTTTTAGGGCATTAGGGAATTCAAAGACACCATTCTACTTTTTAATAATAGCCAATATCATTAACATTGCTTTAGATATATTACTAGTAGCATCATTCGGTCTAGGGATTGTTGGTGCGGGACTGGCAACAGTATTGTCACAATTTATCTGTGGGGTTTTAATCGTAATTGCTCTTATGCGTACCGATTTGCCGTGTAAAATATACTTACGTAAAATACGATTCAATAGGATCTGTTTACAGGAGTTTATGCGACTAGGATTACCAGTAGGCATTCAATCAACACTGTATCCTGTCTCAAATATGATTATACAAACCAGTATCAATACCTTTGGGATTAATAGTATTGCCGCATGGGCTGTATCGGGTAAGTTGGACTTTTTAGTCTGGTATGTTTCAGACGCTTTTTGCACGACGATTTCAACTTTTGTAGCCCAAAATTATGGTGCTGGACAATATGACCGTGCTAAGAAGGGTGTCGTTGTAGGTGCTTCAATCGCTGTCTTATTAGTGGGGCTAGTAAGTGTAGGATTATATTTTTGGCACGTACCATTAGGTCGTCTTTTGGTTACAGATAATGATGTCATTCAGATTCTGTCACAAATCATGTTCTTATTTGCACCACTATATGTATTATATGTCTTAGGTGCAGTAATGCCTGGTGCTATTCGTGGTATGGGAGAATCATTTAGGCCAATGATAATTACACTCTTTGGTTCCTGCTTATGCCGTGTACTATGGATACTCTTCATTGTACCATTTCGACCAACCCTTATGATGGTGCTAAGTTGTTATCCTGTGTCGTGGGGGATTACCTCGGTATTATTTTTGTTGTTCTATCGAGGTTATGTACCCAAGTTGAGGAATCAAGAGGCATAA
- a CDS encoding ATP phosphoribosyltransferase regulatory subunit, producing the protein MFISGSKEWMGKNAHTFLSIRTVLEKKLLSLDFDYFYGGIISKRSIYENHLHILGANFPEIFIDFLFRDKSYILSPEYTFRVYEYLHRNNLLNTENKIFYSQEMMRNESHKDIEEGKTFSFWQIGYEVFGQDDTALSIESIKTLYRCLQGLPLEDYYFRVTNKQIFKGLCQQYGVDNMLDVSMLIDRCHEDGDRFYKKFTKQGGNPAFAKKLRYLMKLSGERRLTFDILRKTVDDASALDAIDHLKIIYDTFSKICGKESIVLVPYMPKTWDAYTTIIYDARVPGYDKAIAGGGNLLIDPSNPNCTHSGAGIGVTRIAEYLITKGYSIESIESAS; encoded by the coding sequence ATGTTTATTAGCGGTTCAAAAGAATGGATGGGGAAAAATGCCCATACATTCTTATCTATTCGAACAGTATTAGAAAAAAAATTATTATCTCTTGATTTTGACTATTTTTATGGTGGCATTATTTCAAAACGTTCCATTTACGAAAATCATCTACATATACTGGGTGCAAATTTTCCTGAAATTTTTATCGATTTCTTGTTTAGGGATAAAAGTTATATATTGTCACCGGAGTACACTTTTCGTGTGTATGAGTATTTACATCGTAACAACTTACTTAATACAGAAAATAAGATATTCTATTCTCAAGAAATGATGAGAAATGAATCTCATAAAGATATAGAAGAAGGGAAGACCTTTTCATTTTGGCAAATTGGCTATGAAGTATTTGGGCAAGATGATACAGCGTTGTCCATTGAGTCCATCAAAACATTGTATAGATGTTTACAGGGGTTGCCACTTGAAGACTATTATTTTAGAGTGACGAATAAGCAGATTTTTAAAGGGTTGTGTCAGCAGTATGGTGTTGACAACATGCTAGACGTTTCAATGCTAATCGATAGATGTCATGAAGATGGGGACAGATTTTACAAAAAATTCACGAAACAAGGAGGTAATCCAGCTTTTGCAAAGAAACTCCGATATCTTATGAAGCTGTCTGGTGAACGACGGCTGACCTTTGATATTTTGAGAAAGACAGTAGATGATGCATCGGCATTGGATGCCATTGACCATTTAAAAATTATATACGATACCTTTAGTAAAATCTGTGGAAAAGAGTCCATTGTTCTTGTGCCTTATATGCCAAAGACATGGGATGCATACACGACGATTATCTATGATGCACGTGTCCCAGGCTACGATAAAGCCATTGCAGGCGGTGGAAATCTACTCATCGATCCATCGAATCCCAATTGTACCCATAGTGGGGCTGGTATTGGCGTAACCCGTATTGCAGAGTATTTAATTACCAAGGGTTATTCCATAGAGTCTATAGAATCAGCAAGTTAA
- a CDS encoding PLP-dependent aminotransferase family protein, translating to MFIERITQMLEMRDIQNRYCDSYGQQPYNVSSWLSSPEYAMTMRSKIEMPEINTLEYVYTYSMDKHILDGVKAKLDPRTGDEMGITFVDNGTQAIITLVNMIKQHQYKKICIINPAYFSIAQALKAFEIAYDEVNLIRENGQYILPFETLVESEYDVIWLTSPIFSTSVYHGPEIEEMMHTLMDMGTLIISDECFCVSGNELLRRVSNRDNFIAIYSPHKSLCLNTFKFAAIVYPQRFDMFIEHWVDVLTGNLPASSLSAITHFLSPNYNDCLQAYEAFMVTAHKEVIKIIQSKINVESDEIETGSLMTLYFNNLTFDQIKSHSFIEEVINSTGKAFYPSFLNGLDETFGFAFRINLALCNQTFLASLDQLVCHLSAK from the coding sequence ATGTTTATAGAACGAATTACCCAAATGCTTGAGATGAGAGATATTCAGAATAGATATTGTGATAGTTATGGACAACAACCCTACAATGTGTCAAGCTGGCTCTCTTCTCCTGAATACGCAATGACCATGCGCTCAAAAATAGAAATGCCTGAGATAAATACGTTAGAGTATGTCTATACCTATTCCATGGATAAGCACATCCTTGATGGGGTGAAGGCAAAGCTTGATCCAAGAACAGGTGATGAAATGGGGATTACTTTTGTTGATAACGGTACACAGGCCATCATCACTTTGGTTAACATGATTAAGCAACATCAGTATAAAAAGATATGCATTATCAATCCCGCCTATTTTTCTATTGCCCAGGCCTTAAAAGCTTTTGAGATAGCATATGATGAGGTCAATCTAATAAGGGAAAATGGTCAGTATATCTTGCCATTTGAAACCTTAGTAGAATCGGAGTACGATGTTATCTGGTTGACGTCACCTATATTTTCTACAAGTGTTTATCACGGTCCTGAAATCGAAGAGATGATGCACACATTAATGGATATGGGGACATTGATTATATCCGATGAATGTTTTTGTGTATCAGGCAATGAACTCCTTCGGCGAGTGAGTAACAGAGATAATTTTATTGCCATATACTCCCCTCATAAATCGTTGTGTCTAAACACGTTTAAGTTTGCGGCTATTGTTTATCCCCAGCGCTTTGATATGTTTATCGAACATTGGGTAGATGTATTAACAGGTAATTTACCAGCGTCTTCACTAAGTGCAATAACGCATTTTCTAAGCCCAAATTATAATGACTGCTTACAGGCATATGAAGCATTTATGGTCACTGCTCATAAGGAAGTAATAAAAATTATACAATCAAAGATTAATGTAGAAAGTGATGAGATTGAAACAGGTTCCCTTATGACACTTTATTTTAACAATTTAACCTTTGATCAGATTAAATCCCATTCATTTATAGAAGAGGTTATTAACAGTACAGGCAAAGCTTTTTATCCTTCATTTCTCAATGGTCTTGATGAAACCTTTGGATTTGCATTTAGAATCAACCTTGCTTTATGCAATCAGACATTTTTAGCATCACTGGATCAATTGGTGTGTCATTTGTCGGCAAAGTAA
- a CDS encoding RlmF-related methyltransferase: MVNSKVSSLLGTLDGFINRFSDINSQHDSGVNAAADLEMALEEYTTFILDDNYRQTWDTFIDPQKTEIKKRIHAIRRESAHCVWKMEKYRAETLIHANDAPADYFKNVEGCIEEEFGKFVVDEHARILLIGVGAFPMTPLTIAKNTGAKVVGIDIDDEAVDYAKKVLHLLGKDLDIEVNTQSYKDLAYVKEATHIIIASTIPEKLEILRDLYPLTNDDVVVSIRYGNGFKSLFNYPLIEAQKGPWREADSIHFNDNVFDVVMFKK; this comes from the coding sequence GTGGTTAATTCAAAAGTAAGTAGTTTGTTAGGCACGTTAGATGGATTTATCAATCGATTTTCAGACATTAATTCACAGCACGATAGTGGAGTAAACGCCGCGGCTGACTTAGAAATGGCACTAGAAGAATACACCACGTTTATTTTAGATGACAATTATCGACAGACATGGGATACATTCATTGATCCCCAAAAAACAGAAATTAAAAAAAGAATTCATGCTATACGAAGAGAATCTGCTCATTGTGTATGGAAGATGGAAAAATACAGAGCCGAAACGCTGATACATGCCAATGATGCACCAGCAGATTATTTTAAAAATGTTGAAGGGTGTATAGAAGAAGAGTTTGGCAAATTTGTCGTTGATGAGCATGCACGCATTCTGTTAATAGGCGTAGGCGCCTTTCCAATGACACCACTTACGATTGCTAAAAACACAGGTGCTAAAGTTGTTGGTATCGACATTGATGATGAGGCTGTAGACTATGCAAAAAAAGTGCTGCATCTTTTAGGGAAAGATTTAGATATAGAGGTGAACACCCAGAGTTATAAAGATTTGGCCTATGTCAAAGAAGCCACACACATTATTATTGCGTCCACTATTCCTGAAAAATTGGAGATTCTTCGTGATCTTTATCCGTTGACCAATGATGATGTTGTGGTATCGATACGTTATGGCAATGGCTTTAAGTCTTTATTTAATTATCCTTTAATAGAGGCCCAAAAAGGGCCATGGCGTGAAGCTGACAGCATTCACTTCAATGATAATGTATTTGATGTGGTTATGTTTAAAAAGTAA
- a CDS encoding ABC transporter ATP-binding protein, whose product MNSPEPLLKVQGISKTFKRNKHTVAALKPTTLQLFEGEILGVIGESGSGKSTLLKLLTGLEQPTDGHVQLLGRDITHLRSKGAEYIYQNIQMVFQNPIASFNPRRKLRTSILENMRRLRPSMSLKACNQEIDKLLERVKILPGLADRYPHHLSGGQCQRIAIARALSIQPKILLCDEITSALDVLVQAEVIQLLQELNRELGVTIIFVSHDLSLTCNFCERVMVMYQGQCIEHGMAQALVKDPKEAYTRTLMAMSKDLVTILTRENRPWRK is encoded by the coding sequence ATGAATAGCCCAGAACCGTTGCTGAAGGTCCAGGGAATTTCCAAGACTTTTAAACGCAACAAACATACAGTAGCAGCATTAAAACCAACGACACTTCAACTGTTTGAAGGTGAGATTCTAGGTGTTATTGGAGAAAGTGGTAGCGGCAAAAGTACATTATTAAAGTTGTTAACAGGATTAGAACAACCTACAGATGGCCATGTTCAGCTGCTGGGAAGAGACATTACCCATTTACGTAGCAAAGGGGCAGAATATATCTATCAAAATATACAGATGGTTTTTCAGAATCCTATTGCTTCATTTAACCCCCGTCGGAAGCTAAGGACTTCGATTCTAGAGAATATGAGACGGCTACGCCCATCCATGTCTTTGAAGGCGTGTAATCAAGAAATAGACAAACTATTAGAACGGGTTAAGATATTACCAGGATTAGCAGACAGATACCCTCATCATTTAAGTGGTGGTCAGTGTCAAAGAATTGCTATCGCAAGAGCTCTTTCAATACAACCCAAGATACTCCTTTGTGATGAAATAACAAGTGCCCTAGATGTTCTTGTGCAAGCCGAAGTTATCCAATTACTTCAGGAGTTAAATCGGGAACTTGGTGTGACAATCATTTTTGTCAGTCATGATTTGTCCCTAACCTGCAATTTTTGTGAGCGGGTGATGGTGATGTATCAAGGACAGTGTATTGAACACGGTATGGCACAGGCGTTAGTGAAGGATCCAAAGGAAGCGTACACCAGAACCCTAATGGCTATGTCTAAAGATTTGGTGACCATTTTGACAAGGGAGAACCGACCATGGAGAAAATAA
- a CDS encoding ATP-binding cassette domain-containing protein, translating to MSKENILEIQNLQLNYGSTCVGKHITLSLSKGESLGIAGESGSGKSTLLKAIVDPESYGVTVEKGRIQYKGMMVSEWTPAERQKIKGTEIGMILQNPYTNFNPIRPYKKQFAETLKSHNMWQGKKSISAIQALFKQLGLDDGRRILSSCPYEMSGGMNQRISIVVSMMLQPSLILADEPTSALDAASQAQVVEELWHLRKMSELSMIMVSHNLSMIAQICDTVAIMHKGQIVEFGDIREVLLAPKHWYTNQLLKAIP from the coding sequence ATGTCAAAGGAAAACATATTAGAAATACAGAATCTACAATTAAATTATGGTAGTACTTGTGTTGGTAAACATATTACCTTATCCCTTAGCAAAGGCGAGAGCCTTGGTATTGCAGGTGAAAGTGGTTCCGGAAAAAGCACGTTACTAAAAGCAATTGTCGACCCTGAAAGTTACGGTGTTACCGTGGAAAAAGGGCGAATTCAGTATAAAGGGATGATGGTGTCTGAATGGACACCAGCAGAACGACAGAAAATTAAAGGAACAGAAATTGGCATGATTCTTCAGAATCCATACACAAACTTTAACCCAATACGACCTTATAAAAAACAATTTGCTGAAACTTTGAAGAGTCACAATATGTGGCAGGGAAAGAAGTCTATAAGTGCTATACAAGCTTTGTTTAAGCAATTAGGACTTGATGATGGTAGGCGTATTTTATCCAGTTGCCCTTATGAAATGAGCGGTGGGATGAACCAGCGTATTTCCATTGTTGTATCCATGATGTTGCAGCCATCATTGATATTGGCTGATGAGCCAACGAGTGCATTAGATGCAGCAAGTCAAGCACAAGTAGTAGAAGAACTGTGGCACTTAAGAAAAATGTCAGAACTGTCTATGATCATGGTCTCTCATAATTTATCAATGATTGCACAGATATGTGATACGGTTGCCATTATGCATAAAGGACAAATTGTTGAATTTGGTGATATCAGAGAGGTTCTACTGGCGCCAAAGCATTGGTATACAAACCAATTATTAAAAGCAATTCCTTAA
- a CDS encoding ABC transporter permease encodes MQGIYEKRVYTKRTRVKNRFVLLLCIAAIFLVVSLLAPLIVPNDPFKNDATAIRSKPNQHYIMGTDNYGRCVFSRVLMGARTSIGATLILVSITFIVGTFIGLLCGYYGGVLDSIIMRLIDILLSIPQMVLAIAVAGILGGGMANAMIALGFTSWILYARLAKSQTLSARQEEYVYAARLGGHGGLYIMVRHILPNIAGPLLVNATIQMGTMLIGFAGLSFLGLGVQVPQAEWGSMISESRAYIQLAPWTVMAPGTAVVLTALLFNYLGDTARDLLEVKG; translated from the coding sequence ATGCAAGGAATTTATGAGAAAAGAGTATATACAAAAAGAACACGTGTAAAAAATCGTTTTGTATTGTTGTTGTGCATTGCTGCAATTTTCCTTGTTGTCAGCTTATTAGCGCCGCTCATTGTACCCAATGATCCTTTCAAAAACGATGCCACGGCTATTCGTTCTAAGCCAAATCAACACTATATCATGGGAACAGATAATTATGGACGTTGTGTCTTTAGTCGTGTGTTGATGGGGGCGAGAACCAGTATTGGTGCCACATTGATACTCGTAAGCATCACTTTTATCGTGGGTACTTTTATAGGTCTTTTGTGTGGCTATTATGGTGGGGTGCTTGATAGTATCATTATGCGCTTAATTGACATCTTATTGTCCATACCTCAAATGGTTTTAGCCATAGCAGTAGCAGGTATTTTAGGAGGGGGTATGGCCAACGCTATGATTGCTCTGGGCTTTACCAGTTGGATTCTTTATGCGCGATTGGCTAAGAGTCAAACACTTTCAGCTAGGCAGGAAGAGTATGTCTATGCAGCCCGTTTAGGAGGACATGGTGGGCTCTATATTATGGTAAGGCATATACTACCCAATATCGCTGGACCTTTATTGGTAAATGCCACCATTCAAATGGGCACCATGCTCATTGGGTTTGCAGGTTTGTCTTTCTTAGGTCTTGGCGTGCAAGTTCCCCAAGCAGAGTGGGGAAGCATGATTAGTGAATCTAGGGCCTATATTCAGTTAGCACCGTGGACGGTTATGGCGCCGGGAACAGCAGTGGTATTGACTGCTTTATTATTTAATTATCTAGGCGATACAGCCCGAGACTTGTTGGAGGTTAAAGGTTAG